The following proteins are encoded in a genomic region of Acipenser ruthenus chromosome 4, fAciRut3.2 maternal haplotype, whole genome shotgun sequence:
- the LOC117399615 gene encoding transthyretin-like, which translates to MATSSFFVVLAATAFLCNAAPLDHKSHGETDSKCPLMVKVLDAVMGIPAGKVAIKIHRQAQDKSWQLIASSVTDDTGEVHDLIPEADFTEGTYKVELDTKSYWKPMGVSPFHEVAEVVFQANNAGHRHYTLAVLLSPFSYTTTAVVSKAHE; encoded by the exons ATGGCAACCTCCAGTTTCTTTGTTGTATTAGCTGCCACTGCTTTTCTTTGTAATGCAGCACCACTG GACCACAAAAGCCATGGTGAAACTGACAGCAAGTGCCCTCTCATGGTGAAAGTTCTTGATGCAGTCATGGGAATTCCCGCTGGGAAGGTGGCGATTAAAATCCATCGACAGGCACAGGATAAAAGCTGGCAGTTGATAGCTAGCAG TGTCACAGATGACACAGGAGAGGTCCATGACTTAATCCCAGAGGCCGATTTCACTGAAGGAACATACAAGGTGGAGCTTGACACAAAATCCTACTGGAAACCCATGGGTGTTAGCCCCTTTCACGAAGTGGCAGAA gtggTGTTTCAAGCAAATAATGCTGGTCATCGTCATTATACTCTTGCAGTTCTCTTGAGTCCCTTCTCTTACACAACTACTGCTGTAGTCAGCAAAGCGCATGAATAA